A region of Silurus meridionalis isolate SWU-2019-XX chromosome 17, ASM1480568v1, whole genome shotgun sequence DNA encodes the following proteins:
- the LOC124400081 gene encoding E3 ubiquitin-protein ligase NEURL3 translates to MSRYDTSARAEWRYKPDPTPSSVSETDHLVMQLIELTVPLPVVTKKETQMTREAKGPCCSCTCRNRCLGPLTFHPEFKGQRVELSAGDCRATRNLLTFRHGVTFSSRPIQINEKVHLCVERCVKAWHGALRIGFTTVPPCSTPIFSLAIPDLTIRPGFWATPVPENLCFPGTKLTFWVTSGGYLRFQIGDLYERAEKMSQINTSKPIWAMIDLYGQTSTVCLLGSEKKFFCGKRRSCSAPIIGATEMNIGYDQVPEEMLWKRTVSKIPDFIPPTVSDNEELCVVCYSKTASIVLKCGHSCLCAQCSVRIINDFGTCPLCRQYI, encoded by the exons ATGTCTAGATACGATACTTCAG CACGTGCTGAGTGGAGGTATAAACCAGACCCCACTCCCAGCTCGGTTTCGGAAACAGACCACCTGGTAATGCAGTTAATCGAACTGACTGTCCCCCTGCCTGTGGTTACAAAGAAGGAAACACAGATGACTCGTGAGGCTAAAG GCCCTTGTTGCTCGTGCACATGCAGAAACAGGTGCTTAGGTCCCCTCACCTTCCACCCCGAATTCAAGGGACAACGTGTGGAGCTGAGCGCAGGAGACTGCCGCGCCACCAGAAACCTGCTAACGTTTCGCCACGGTGTGACCTTCAGCAGCCGGCCGATTCAAATCAATGAGAAAGTGCACCTGTGTGTGGAGCGCTGCGTGAAAGCATGGCACGGTGCGCTCCGGATCGGCTTCACCACCGTCCCGCCTTGCTCAACACCCATATTTTCTCTCGCCATCCCTGACCTCACCATCCGACCGGGATTCTGGGCGACCCCGGTACCGGAGAATCTCTGCTTTCCAGGCACTAAGCTGACTTTCTGGGTGACGAGCGGTGGATACCTGCGCTTTCAGATAGGTGACTTGTATGAACGTGCAGAAAAGATGTCGCAGATAAATACCAGCAAGCCAATCTGGGCTATGATTGACCTGTACGGCCAGACCAGCACTGTCTGCTTACTAG gcTCAGAGAAGAAGTTTTTTTGCGGGAAACGCCGTTCCTGCTCTGCCCCTATAATCGGGGCTACAGAGATGAACATTGGCTATGACCAGGTTCCTGAAGAGATGCTTTGGAAGAGGACGGTTTCAAAAATTCCAGACTTTATTCCTCCGACGGTATCAG ACAATGAAGAGCTCTGTGTAGTGTGCTACTCCAAGACAGCCAGCATTGTCCTGAAGTGCGGCCACTCCTGTTTGTGCGCTCAATGTTCTGTCAGGATCATCAATGACTTTGGGACGTGCCCGTTGTGCCGCCAGTACATTTGA
- the LOC124399467 gene encoding G2/M phase-specific E3 ubiquitin-protein ligase-like, with the protein MGKKEMKKHGICGSRCLGPMKFLSGAEGNARSLASKDTTSCTGRLAFLCRSVKVNEKVRIQFESLPQDEHRAIGIGFTNDSPLTPTRTQRHRTRSCLVPLPEDLCLPFAEIEFWVNYAVYVIIRASDRTKYYMKAEGLNLHEPIFVFLDFCGSTSKVRLLGSRKGSRTSCPVYLSGLANGIETKEQALAENLLNLKLISDDNANSDQTVSREAPPSHTTSHTFETASTQRSAPARNRGLKRRHQSSVEESDVTSLLRTFQQQYLISSELHVMVSRKRLLKSVLDALSNKNFSWTKKPHIEFVGEEAFDNGGPRREFFRLLMIEVQSSMGIFEGKPKHLLFTYDQAALQQRKYEQAGKLVAWSIIHGGPGLTALDTHLYQLMCGAEMELTDFDCRLIPDADVQSKARKILSCTTAEHICALQRELGDWICDCGFPGIYRPNVCIEDVPKIYSYIVRHHAYLRVLNMINQFTEGLNSCGKLWDIVKTNWIDFLPVFTKTSDRISRATFRSLFEISYSAQGTKRREEEEETVYCWELMLKMIEDKETKLRFEELLVFITAADEIPVLGFPEKLSIHFYQQETRGLRLPYTSTCMMGLFLPRGVRSHAELNKMLLRAVRDSSGFGKT; encoded by the exons atgggaaagaaagaaatga AGAAACATGGCATTTGTGGCAGCCGCTGCCTGGGTCCCATGAAATTCCTTTCAGGAGCGGAAGGAAACGCAAGGTCTCTCGCTTCCAAGGACACCACATCCTGCACAGGCCGACTCGCTTTTCTTTGTCGTTCTGTAAAAGTAAATGAGAAGGTCAGGATACAGTTCGAAAGCTTGCCACAAGACGAACACAGAGCTATCGGGATCGGCTTTACAAATGACTCACCATTAACCCCTACAAGGACCCAGAGGCACAGGACACGATCCTGCTTGGTGCCTCTTCCTGAGGACTTGTGCTTGCCTTTTGCAGAAATTGAGTTTTGGGTAAACTATGCAGTGTATGTGATCATCCGGGCAAGCGATCGGACAAAATATTACATGAAAGCAGAAGGACTAAATCTTCATGAGCCGATTTTTGTTTTCCTGGATTTTTGTGGGAGTACGAGCAAAGTGCGTCTCTTGG GTTCGAGGAAGGGGAGTCGCACATCCTGCCCTGTTTATCTGTCAGGCCTAGCTAATGGAATAGAAACAAAGGAGCAAGCACTTGCAGAGAACCTTCTTAACCTCAAGCTCATCTCTGATGATAATGCAAATTCAG ACCAAACAGTTTCCAGAGAAGCACCACCAAGTCACACGACATCACATACTTTTGAAACAGCATCTACTCAACGATCAGCTCCAGCCAGAAACAGAGGTTTAAAGAGAAGACATCAGTCCTCAGTG GAGGAGTCGGATGTGACGTCATTGCTGAGAACATTTCAACAGCAGTATCTCATCTCCAGTGAGCTCCATGTGATGGTCTCGAGGAAAAGGCTTTTAAAGAGCGTGCTCGATGCTCTATCCAACAAAAACTTCTCCTGGACTAAAAAACCGCATATTGAGTTTGTTGGCGAGGAGGCTTTTGATAATGGTGGCCCCAGAAGGGAGTTTTTTAG ACTCCTGATGATTGAGGTACAAAGCAGTATGGGTATTTTTGAGGGAAAACCAAAACACTTGCTCTTCACTTATGACCAGGCTGCTTTGCAGCAGCGCAAATATGAACAAGCCGGGAAGCTGGTAGCTTGGTCCATCATTCACGGAGGGCCAGGACTTACAGCTCTGGACACTCATCTTTACCAGCTTATGTGCGGTGCAGAGATGGAACTGACGGATTTTGACTGCCGTCTCATTCCAGATGCGGATGTCCAAAGCAAAGCACGTAAA ATCTTATCTTGTACGACAGCTGAACATATTTGTGCTCTGCAAAGAGAATTAGGAGACTGGATCTGTGATTGTGGATTCCCGGGCATttacagaccaaatgtttgcATCGAAGATGTTCCGAAGATTTACTCTTATATCGTGAGGCACCATGCTTATCTCAG GGTGTTGAATATGATCAACCAGTTCACGGAAGGCTTGAACTCCTGCGGAAAGCTGTGGGATATTGTGAAGACAAACTGGATCGATTTCCTGCCCGTTTTCACCAAAACGAGCGACCGGATATCGCGGGCCACCTTCAGATCCCTTTTTGAAATCAGCTATAGTGCGCAAGGTACgaagaggagagaggaagaagaggaaactGTGTACTGCTGGGAGCTGATGCTGAAGATGATCGAGG ATAAAGAAACCAAGTTGCGTTTCGAAGAGCTGCTTGTTTTTATCACAGCTGCAGATGAGATTCCAGTGTTGGGATTCCCCGAAAAACTCAGTATCCACTTTTACCAACAAGAGACAAGAGGCTTACGTCTGCCGTACACTTCCACATGCATGATGGGACTTTTCCTTCCTCGAGGTGTAAGGAGTCATGCAGAGCTCAACAAGATGCTGCTGAGAGCGGTCAGAGACTCGAGTGGATTTGGAAAAACATGA